In Numida meleagris isolate 19003 breed g44 Domestic line chromosome 3, NumMel1.0, whole genome shotgun sequence, the following are encoded in one genomic region:
- the LOC110396632 gene encoding protein FAM26E-like isoform X3, which produces MWLSVALLNGTFYECAMSGLRNPAYLDAICRNKSVKCFEELHKVSCDKSTMPFSESEELKLTLQAQSQILGWCVIVAMALFSLLTTCCASCQSKVSHLQLKFWKLYVEKEKEQLEQTFQLYATKLSERNLKCFFENRKPEVIPLPAFQAWENASQLYSFSSSKQHYSTIHRLVEEGQEEVNEERETTYDFVNRGEIP; this is translated from the exons ATGTGGCTTTCTGTGGCTTTGCTCAACGGGACTTTTTATGAATGTGCCATGAGTGGCTTGAGAAATCCTGCCTACTTAGATGCCATTTGCCGCAACAAATCTGTGAAGTGCTTTGAGGAGCTGCACAAGGTGTCCTGTGACAAAAGCACCATGCCCTTTTCAGAGAGCGAGGAACTCAAGCTAACACTGCAGGCACAGTCCCAG attTTAGGCTGGTGTGTGATAGTGGCTATGGCTCTTTTCTCCCTGCTAACCACTTGCTGTGCCAGCTGCCAGTCAAAAGTCAGCCATCTCCAGCTGAAGTTCTGGAAGTTGTATGttgagaaggagaaggagcaaCTGGAGCAGACCTTCCAGCTGTATGCCACCAAGCTGAGCGAGCGAAACCTGAAGTGTTTTTTTGAGAACAGGAAGCCAGAAGTTATCCCCCTGCCAGCTTTTCAGGCATGGGAAAATGCTTCCCAGCTCTACTCTTTCAGCAGTAGCAAACAGCATTATAGCACAATTCACAGGCTAGTTGAAGAAGGCCAGGAAGAAGTCAATGAGGAAAGAGAGACAACTTATGACTTCGTAAACAGAGGGGAAATACCATAG
- the LOC110396632 gene encoding protein FAM26E-like isoform X1 gives MDGFQIILKFFMNRRTAIGYSVMALLTLGSERAFSLVAFRCPCSNENFKYGLVFLFSPAFVLLVFGYFLNSKTWKLFTGCWVNPRKVFPKGNICHFFIIFGQITLNALVAPVMWLSVALLNGTFYECAMSGLRNPAYLDAICRNKSVKCFEELHKVSCDKSTMPFSESEELKLTLQAQSQILGWCVIVAMALFSLLTTCCASCQSKVSHLQLKFWKLYVEKEKEQLEQTFQLYATKLSERNLKCFFENRKPEVIPLPAFQAWENASQLYSFSSSKQHYSTIHRLVEEGQEEVNEERETTYDFVNRGEIP, from the exons ATGGATGGTTTCCAAATAATCCTGAAATTCTTTATGAACCGGAGAACTGCAATTGGCTACAGCGTTATGGCTCTGCTGACACTGGGAAGTGAACGTGCATTTTCTCTTGTTGCTTTCAGATGCCCCTGCAGCAATGAAAACTTCAAGTATGGTTTGGTATTTCTCTTCTCcccagcttttgttttgcttgtttttggaTATTTCTTGAACAGCAAGACCTGGAAGCTCTTCACAGGCTGCTGGGTGAACCCCAGAAAAGTATTCCCCAAAGGGAACATCTGCcatttcttcatcatctttggaCAAATCACTTTAAATGCTCTGGTAGCCCCAGTGATGTGGCTTTCTGTGGCTTTGCTCAACGGGACTTTTTATGAATGTGCCATGAGTGGCTTGAGAAATCCTGCCTACTTAGATGCCATTTGCCGCAACAAATCTGTGAAGTGCTTTGAGGAGCTGCACAAGGTGTCCTGTGACAAAAGCACCATGCCCTTTTCAGAGAGCGAGGAACTCAAGCTAACACTGCAGGCACAGTCCCAG attTTAGGCTGGTGTGTGATAGTGGCTATGGCTCTTTTCTCCCTGCTAACCACTTGCTGTGCCAGCTGCCAGTCAAAAGTCAGCCATCTCCAGCTGAAGTTCTGGAAGTTGTATGttgagaaggagaaggagcaaCTGGAGCAGACCTTCCAGCTGTATGCCACCAAGCTGAGCGAGCGAAACCTGAAGTGTTTTTTTGAGAACAGGAAGCCAGAAGTTATCCCCCTGCCAGCTTTTCAGGCATGGGAAAATGCTTCCCAGCTCTACTCTTTCAGCAGTAGCAAACAGCATTATAGCACAATTCACAGGCTAGTTGAAGAAGGCCAGGAAGAAGTCAATGAGGAAAGAGAGACAACTTATGACTTCGTAAACAGAGGGGAAATACCATAG
- the LOC110396632 gene encoding protein FAM26E-like isoform X4, whose product MDGFQIILKFFMNRRTAIGYSVMALLTLGSERAFSLVAFRCPCSNENFKYGLVFLFSPAFVLLVFGYFLNSKTWKLFTGCWVNPRKVFPKGNICHFFIIFGQITLNALVAPVMWLSVALLNGTFYECAMSGLRNPAYLDAICRNKSVKCFEELHKVSCDKSTMPFSESEELKLTLQAQSQLPSEPPMDPLPWLSFS is encoded by the exons ATGGATGGTTTCCAAATAATCCTGAAATTCTTTATGAACCGGAGAACTGCAATTGGCTACAGCGTTATGGCTCTGCTGACACTGGGAAGTGAACGTGCATTTTCTCTTGTTGCTTTCAGATGCCCCTGCAGCAATGAAAACTTCAAGTATGGTTTGGTATTTCTCTTCTCcccagcttttgttttgcttgtttttggaTATTTCTTGAACAGCAAGACCTGGAAGCTCTTCACAGGCTGCTGGGTGAACCCCAGAAAAGTATTCCCCAAAGGGAACATCTGCcatttcttcatcatctttggaCAAATCACTTTAAATGCTCTGGTAGCCCCAGTGATGTGGCTTTCTGTGGCTTTGCTCAACGGGACTTTTTATGAATGTGCCATGAGTGGCTTGAGAAATCCTGCCTACTTAGATGCCATTTGCCGCAACAAATCTGTGAAGTGCTTTGAGGAGCTGCACAAGGTGTCCTGTGACAAAAGCACCATGCCCTTTTCAGAGAGCGAGGAACTCAAGCTAACACTGCAGGCACAGTCCCAG cttcCCTCAGAACCTCCAATGGATCCTCTACCCTGGCTCAGCTTCTCCTAA